Proteins co-encoded in one Halorussus lipolyticus genomic window:
- a CDS encoding glycosyltransferase yields MTGERTTALPDLSVVVIARNEEDRIGDCLNSVFTATDAFDSEVVVVDSNSTDRTVERAREFPVSVLRIPDDDLTTPSAGRFVGAAFADGEQVLFVDGDMVLEDGWLEPAAEMLAENPDLAGVGGHLDQTDATELREPDWLHGVALYDADALASVGGFDPFLRALEDLHLGFELTAEGYRLARLPVTVSDHAREASDYLEPVRRWRRGFFHGVADALFRSASSPRLLAAHLRAKRHALAVGGWLLVGFGSLVALPAFLLWLAASAVGFAVLARLEGFERAYKLVTLWVLLWGGVATHEWRAPRERDEYPLDSIEEVESGPRLTTAVQGD; encoded by the coding sequence ATGACGGGCGAGCGGACGACGGCCCTTCCCGACCTCTCGGTTGTCGTCATCGCGCGCAACGAGGAGGACCGAATCGGCGATTGCCTCAACTCCGTGTTCACAGCGACAGACGCCTTCGATTCGGAGGTGGTCGTCGTGGACTCGAACTCGACCGACCGGACCGTCGAGCGCGCCCGCGAGTTCCCGGTCTCGGTTCTGCGGATTCCCGACGACGACCTCACGACGCCTTCAGCGGGCCGGTTCGTCGGCGCGGCGTTCGCCGACGGCGAGCAGGTGCTGTTCGTGGACGGCGACATGGTGCTGGAGGACGGATGGCTCGAACCCGCGGCGGAGATGCTTGCCGAAAACCCCGATTTAGCGGGCGTCGGTGGCCACCTCGACCAGACCGACGCGACCGAACTCCGCGAACCCGACTGGCTCCACGGGGTCGCGCTCTACGACGCCGACGCGCTCGCATCGGTCGGCGGGTTCGACCCCTTCCTCCGGGCGCTCGAGGACCTCCACCTCGGGTTCGAGTTGACCGCCGAGGGGTATCGACTCGCCAGACTGCCGGTCACGGTCAGCGACCACGCCCGCGAGGCCTCGGACTATCTCGAACCGGTCCGGCGGTGGCGACGGGGGTTCTTCCACGGGGTCGCCGACGCGCTCTTTCGGTCGGCGTCGTCGCCGCGCCTGCTAGCCGCCCACCTCCGGGCGAAGCGCCACGCGCTCGCTGTCGGGGGGTGGCTCCTCGTCGGCTTCGGGTCGCTGGTCGCTCTCCCGGCCTTCCTGCTGTGGCTTGCCGCGTCGGCGGTCGGGTTCGCTGTGCTGGCCCGACTGGAGGGGTTCGAGCGCGCGTACAAACTAGTTACACTCTGGGTCCTGCTCTGGGGGGGAGTGGCGACCCACGAGTGGCGAGCGCCCAGAGAGCGCGACGAGTACCCCCTCGACAGTATCGAGGAGGTCGAATCCGGCCCGCGACTGACCACTGCTGTGCAGGGAGACTGA